Proteins from a genomic interval of Miscanthus floridulus cultivar M001 unplaced genomic scaffold, ASM1932011v1 fs_484_1_2, whole genome shotgun sequence:
- the LOC136531941 gene encoding uncharacterized protein, protein MLMQCNYEALEIWEVIDPGVNPKRAQDLQAMSALLHSVPKEMWQTLGSRKTVKEAWEVVQTMRLGADRVKDVNAQKLMKEFKNIQFKDGETIDDFVMRITNLAANLKSLGETLEDTRIVKKFLRVVPPRFHSVVVSIEMFRDLKKLTVEELIGHLRAAEERFDEKVEQITDKAERLLLAEEDWLEKHKHRFQADRKDGGGSGSSGGSTGATSGSAGHWKAKSVAHSDGSGSGSGRLTSEGTPRRKGRYHNCNIYGHWAEDCKRLKREKKKEAKQPEANVDVQGDHGAVLLMAAVASVEQASTQVVHLA, encoded by the coding sequence ATGTTGATGCAATGCAATTACGAGGCTCTGGAGATCTGGGAGGTGATTGATCCGGGGGTAAACCCCAAGCGCGCCCAAGATCTCCAAGCCATGAGCGCACTCCTGCACTCAGTGCCGAAGGAGATGTGGCAGACTCTTGGAAGCCGCAAGACGgtgaaggaggcgtgggaggtggTGCAAACGATGCGCCTAGGTGCGGATCGTGTGAAGGACGTCAATGCCCAGAAGCTCATGAAGGAGTTCAAGAACATCCAGTTCAAGGATGGGGAGACGATCGACGACTTCGTCATGCGCATCACCAATCTCGCCGCCAACCTCAAGTCGCTAGGTGAGACGCTGGAGGACACGCGGATCGTAAAAAAGTTCCTACGTGTGGTGCCTCCTCGTTTCCACAGCGTGGTCGTCTCGATCGAGATGTTCCGTGATCTGAAAAAACTCACGGTGGAGGAGTTGATCGGGCATCTGCGGGCGGCTGAGGAGAGGTTCGACGAGAAGGTCGAGCAGATCACCGACAAGGCTGAGCGGTTGCTGTTGGCCGAAGAGGATTGGCTTGAGAAGCACAAACATCGCTTCCAGGCGGATCGCAAGGATGGCGGCGGCAGCGGGTCCAGTGGTGGTAGTACCGGGGCCACCAGCGGCAGTGCCGGTCACTGGAAGGCCAAGTCGGTGGCGCACTCTGATGGCAGCGGCTCGGGATCAGGCAGACTGACCTCTGAGGGCACGCCACGGCGGAAGGGGCGCTACCACAACTGCAATATCTATGGCCATTGGGCCGAGGATTGCAAGCGCCtgaaaagagaaaagaagaaggaggcCAAGCAGCCTGAGGCGAATGTAGACGTGCAGGGAGATCATGGGGCGGTGTTGCTGATGGCGGCGGTGGCCAGTGTCGAGCAGGCGTCCACTCAGGTCGTCCACTTGGCATAG
- the LOC136531942 gene encoding putative E3 ubiquitin-protein ligase SINA-like 6: MVYDLTVADESVLRCGICFLPLKPPIFHARYKDALYAVGHALCSSCSNRLKNARKCHLCHVAMPDGYQRCHALEDVVNSIHGPCPHAPYGCDTRPTYHAREEHLLQCPHAPCHCPGSNACSFVGPVATLIKHLTAAHGWSCTAEACDGASFGVYLRDGFNFVTTVRGSAHYTSSY; encoded by the exons ATGGTCTATGATCTGACAGTGGCAGACGAGAGCGTCCTGCGGTGTGGCATCTGCTTCCTCCCACTGAAGCCGCCCATCTTCCATGCCAGGTACAAAGACGCTTTG TACGCCGTGGGGCATGCGTTGTGCTCGTCGTGCTCTAACAGGCTCAAGAATGCCCGCAAGTGCCACCTGTGCCATGTTGCCATGCCCGACGGCTACCAACGGTGCCACGCCCTGGAGGATGTGGTGAACTCCATCCACGGGCCATGTCCGCACGCGCCCTATGGCTGTGACACAAGGCCTACGTACCACGCCCGTGAGGAGCACCTCCTGCAGTGCCCGCACGCGCCTTGCCACTGCCCCGGCAGCAACGCCTGCAGCTTCGTCGGCCCCGTAGCGACGCTCATTAAGCACCTCACGGCGGCGCATGGCTGGTCTTGCACTGCCGAAGCCTGTGACGGTGCTTCCTTTGGCGTCTACCTCCGCGATGGCTTCAACTTCGTCACCACTGTCCGCGGCAGCGCCCACTATACCTCTTCCTACTGA